A genomic stretch from Thermonema lapsum includes:
- a CDS encoding ATP-binding protein, whose translation MNITAFYETLIQHLSEGVLIIKESGEVKYANAVVEEHLGYPPERLIGNSFLNLFDDKDAAYFARRLQDAVERKLPAFSIEVKLQTQGGTWRLCRLQLRNCLALAIVHGFIVSISPQEAASATSMQEGGTNQHSALLYEKLRLLVERNEQAALLLNEKTQVVAANAAAFELIERVTNRPLQEQITLLRYLPASEHEHFRRLYEQSARGYWGEMTFAKGKYLIHLDTMPIWSASGQVAAIMVHMKEVSREAQLRQELVYQHQLLEALDRASSEMLVLIDQQLKVRWFNRQASHMVRLFFGKELKVGVDWESFVQLQGEEKEQYLQHLKESFHAESYFQEAKITDIHGGAHWLQLTYTPLDSDVQPMLIISALDITKERVAKKRLAALNRQLIEQNKELARQEAAARMMNEQLRAQQKQLKQAFEELSRRNFELDQFLYKVAHDIRAPITSLKGLVHLMEQESTSSGLQSYLEHMKSSIRRLDGFIRSMYTYTSIEQKPLNFEVLDFEVLLEEVKRELQEPLNTHNITLSYKVLGKQQPFAGDKVRLHTILHNIISNSIQYVDEKKSKHEIKVEVQILPRVAKVKIEDNGTGIPPELQDKVFDMFFRGDERSKGAGLGLYIVKQIIAQLQGKIDLKSEPSEGTSIELEIPNQISVK comes from the coding sequence ATGAACATTACTGCCTTTTATGAAACGCTTATACAGCACCTCAGTGAAGGTGTGCTCATTATTAAAGAAAGCGGAGAAGTCAAGTATGCCAATGCCGTAGTGGAGGAGCATCTGGGTTACCCCCCTGAGCGTCTAATTGGAAATAGCTTTTTGAATTTATTTGACGATAAAGATGCTGCTTACTTTGCGCGACGTCTGCAAGATGCTGTAGAGCGCAAACTACCGGCATTTTCTATAGAAGTGAAATTGCAGACGCAAGGCGGAACATGGCGATTGTGCCGCCTCCAGCTGCGCAATTGTTTGGCGTTGGCAATAGTGCATGGTTTCATTGTTTCCATATCGCCTCAGGAAGCGGCAAGCGCAACCAGCATGCAAGAAGGCGGTACAAATCAGCACAGTGCTCTCCTCTATGAAAAACTACGGCTACTCGTAGAACGAAATGAACAAGCCGCCTTGCTTTTGAATGAAAAAACCCAAGTGGTAGCCGCCAATGCTGCTGCTTTTGAACTGATAGAGAGGGTAACCAACCGCCCTCTGCAAGAGCAAATTACTTTGCTTCGTTACCTACCTGCTTCGGAACATGAGCACTTCCGCCGCTTATATGAGCAGAGTGCCCGCGGTTACTGGGGCGAAATGACTTTTGCCAAGGGGAAATATCTCATACATTTGGATACCATGCCTATATGGAGCGCTTCGGGGCAAGTGGCGGCTATCATGGTGCATATGAAAGAAGTCAGCCGCGAAGCACAGCTACGCCAAGAGCTTGTGTATCAGCATCAGCTGCTTGAGGCTTTGGACCGCGCCAGTTCCGAAATGCTGGTGTTGATTGACCAGCAGTTGAAGGTACGTTGGTTCAATCGGCAAGCCAGCCATATGGTACGCCTTTTCTTTGGTAAAGAGCTGAAAGTAGGCGTTGACTGGGAGTCGTTTGTGCAATTGCAAGGCGAAGAAAAAGAGCAATATTTGCAACATTTGAAAGAGAGCTTTCATGCAGAAAGTTACTTTCAAGAAGCTAAAATTACCGATATTCACGGTGGAGCGCATTGGCTGCAGCTGACCTACACCCCCCTGGATTCAGATGTGCAACCTATGCTTATCATCAGTGCGTTAGACATCACCAAAGAGCGCGTAGCAAAGAAGCGCCTGGCGGCACTCAACCGGCAGCTGATTGAGCAAAACAAAGAACTGGCACGTCAAGAGGCTGCCGCACGTATGATGAACGAACAGCTGCGCGCTCAGCAAAAACAACTCAAGCAAGCTTTTGAGGAGTTGTCGCGTCGCAATTTCGAGTTAGACCAATTCCTTTATAAAGTAGCCCATGACATTCGCGCGCCCATCACTTCGCTCAAAGGTTTGGTGCATTTGATGGAGCAGGAAAGCACTTCTTCAGGCTTGCAGAGCTACTTGGAGCATATGAAAAGCAGCATCCGCCGCTTAGATGGCTTCATACGCAGCATGTACACTTACACCAGCATAGAGCAAAAGCCGTTGAACTTCGAAGTACTAGATTTTGAAGTGCTGCTTGAAGAAGTAAAACGCGAGCTACAAGAGCCCCTGAATACCCACAACATCACTTTGAGCTATAAGGTGTTGGGCAAACAACAGCCTTTTGCCGGCGATAAAGTGCGCTTACATACCATTTTGCACAACATCATTTCTAATTCTATTCAATATGTCGATGAAAAGAAATCGAAGCATGAAATAAAAGTAGAAGTGCAGATTTTACCGCGCGTTGCCAAAGTAAAGATAGAAGACAACGGCACCGGAATCCCCCCCGAGCTTCAAGATAAGGTCTTCGATATGTTCTTTCGGGGCGATGAACGTTCAAAGGGGGCAGGCTTGGGATTGTATATCGTCAAACAAATCATCGCGCAGCTTCAGGGTAAAATAGATTTGAAAAGCGAGCCGAGCGAAGGCACTTCCATAGAATTAGAGATTCCCAATCAGATATCTGTTAAATAA
- a CDS encoding energy transducer TonB translates to MDLEKNKQETSQEMPSGTGQSKGRGTPLYKKNPEVDPERYTGLFFALGLVIALSLVLAAFKWRSYEKKEIIKQKEMDEVFEVALEYIPPTVQLPPPPSAQMVEPEEPELVEVPDEKKIEEVVKIQEQDTPPVIAPPVTDVMPAVAPPPPLEPSGPVESFAVDNRAELMQELENIRIYVQKNVTYPREAKRRNIQGTVFVKFVLKKDGTIGNVEVLRGGELGDGILAEEVIRVLKGTSGWKPAKQRGRPVDVKLNMPISFVLK, encoded by the coding sequence ATGGATTTAGAAAAAAACAAACAAGAAACCTCTCAAGAGATGCCTTCGGGCACTGGTCAAAGCAAGGGGAGGGGCACACCCCTCTACAAAAAGAACCCAGAGGTGGACCCGGAGCGCTATACAGGACTCTTCTTTGCCTTGGGGCTGGTGATTGCTCTTTCATTGGTGCTGGCAGCCTTCAAGTGGCGCAGCTATGAGAAGAAGGAAATCATTAAGCAGAAAGAGATGGATGAGGTATTTGAAGTAGCGCTCGAGTATATCCCTCCGACGGTGCAGTTGCCGCCTCCACCCTCGGCACAGATGGTAGAACCCGAAGAGCCAGAATTGGTGGAAGTACCGGACGAAAAGAAAATTGAAGAAGTAGTGAAAATCCAAGAACAAGATACACCACCGGTGATTGCCCCACCCGTAACTGACGTAATGCCCGCAGTAGCACCGCCTCCACCACTAGAACCCTCCGGTCCGGTAGAGTCTTTTGCTGTGGACAACAGAGCAGAGCTGATGCAGGAGCTTGAAAACATTCGCATTTATGTACAAAAGAACGTAACTTATCCCCGCGAAGCCAAAAGACGCAATATCCAAGGTACTGTATTTGTTAAGTTTGTATTGAAAAAAGATGGTACTATTGGTAATGTGGAAGTGCTACGTGGAGGAGAGTTGGGCGATGGCATCTTGGCAGAAGAGGTGATACGCGTATTGAAGGGCACCAGCGGTTGGAAACCTGCTAAGCAGCGTGGACGTCCTGTGGACGTAAAGCTGAATATGCCCATCTCTTTCGTGCTGAAATAA
- a CDS encoding VanZ family protein: protein MEFLRYNLFGIIWGLLIAFLVLLPGQEMPPTADLLLFDRVAHAFVFMVWVLLLIVGFKKQTTVLYLHYYAERAAIFIALLYSALLEELQFFSAGRTFEWEDLLMNTVGVLMGWILFFIIYKL, encoded by the coding sequence ATGGAGTTTTTACGTTACAACCTTTTTGGTATCATATGGGGGCTACTCATTGCCTTTTTGGTACTTTTGCCTGGGCAGGAGATGCCCCCTACCGCTGATCTTTTGCTTTTTGACCGTGTGGCACATGCTTTTGTCTTTATGGTGTGGGTGCTGTTGCTTATTGTAGGTTTCAAGAAGCAAACTACGGTGCTTTACCTTCACTACTATGCCGAGCGGGCAGCCATCTTCATTGCCCTGCTCTACAGCGCTTTGCTTGAAGAACTGCAATTCTTTTCTGCGGGGCGCACTTTCGAGTGGGAGGATTTGCTGATGAATACCGTAGGCGTGCTTATGGGATGGATACTGTTTTTTATCATCTACAAGCTTTAG
- the gcvH gene encoding glycine cleavage system protein GcvH, which produces MNVPNDLRYSREHEWIRLEGDIAYVGITDFAQSELGDIVYVEVNTVGETLEAGAVFGTVDAVKTTSDLFLPVTGEILEMNSALVDAPELINQDPYGEGWIVKIKPSNLAELEDLLDADAYRELIGA; this is translated from the coding sequence ATGAACGTACCCAACGACTTACGTTATTCGCGCGAACACGAATGGATTCGTTTGGAAGGTGATATCGCCTATGTAGGCATTACCGACTTTGCTCAAAGCGAGCTGGGCGACATCGTTTACGTAGAGGTAAACACCGTAGGCGAAACATTGGAAGCCGGTGCCGTTTTTGGTACGGTCGATGCCGTAAAAACCACCTCAGACCTTTTCTTGCCTGTAACTGGCGAAATACTCGAAATGAATTCGGCTTTGGTAGATGCCCCCGAGCTGATAAATCAAGATCCTTATGGCGAAGGCTGGATTGTGAAAATAAAGCCATCTAACCTGGCAGAACTGGAAGATTTGCTCGATGCCGATGCCTACCGTGAGTTGATAGGGGCTTAA